From a region of the Listeria monocytogenes ATCC 19117 genome:
- a CDS encoding energy-coupling factor transporter transmembrane component T family protein, with protein MMDKMILGRYIPGNSWLHRIDPRAKITAVMAFIAIVFLANNWLTYALMFAYVLYLVLTSKVPFLFFIKGLQPIFWLILITLLLQVFFTKGGTVLVDLGLLQITTLGLTNGAMMFCRFVLIIFMTTLLTLTTSPIELTDGLEKILAPFRLVHLPVHELALMLSISLRFIPTLMDETEKILKAQKARGVEFTSGKWSDRIKAIIPLLVPLFISAFKRAEDLAIAMEARGYRGGKGRTRFRLLRWRFADTLLLISLVVLSGLLFWLRS; from the coding sequence ATGATGGATAAAATGATTCTCGGACGTTATATTCCGGGAAACTCTTGGTTGCATCGAATTGACCCACGTGCGAAAATCACTGCTGTTATGGCGTTTATCGCGATTGTCTTTTTAGCGAACAATTGGCTGACCTATGCGCTTATGTTTGCGTATGTTTTGTATTTAGTCTTAACTTCGAAAGTGCCATTTTTATTTTTTATTAAAGGGTTACAACCGATTTTCTGGCTTATTTTAATTACGCTATTACTTCAAGTCTTTTTTACAAAAGGCGGGACAGTTTTAGTCGATTTAGGACTTTTACAAATAACGACACTCGGACTGACAAATGGAGCGATGATGTTTTGTCGCTTTGTTCTCATTATTTTTATGACAACACTTTTAACATTAACGACAAGCCCGATTGAACTAACAGACGGACTGGAGAAAATTTTAGCGCCGTTTCGTTTAGTGCATTTACCAGTACATGAACTTGCTTTGATGCTGAGTATTTCTTTGCGCTTTATTCCAACATTGATGGATGAAACGGAGAAAATTTTAAAAGCGCAAAAAGCTCGTGGCGTTGAATTTACGAGTGGAAAATGGAGTGATCGGATTAAAGCGATTATTCCGTTGCTTGTGCCACTTTTTATTAGTGCGTTTAAACGTGCGGAAGATTTAGCGATTGCAATGGAAGCACGCGGTTATCGTGGTGGTAAAGGGAGAACGAGATTCCGTTTACTACGCTGGCGATTTGCAGATACGTTGCTACTGATTTCGTTAGTAGTGTTAAGTGGATTATTATTTTGGTTGCGGAGTTGA
- a CDS encoding DNA glycosylase AlkZ-like family protein, whose amino-acid sequence MRSLTNAEIAHNRLLNSGLLQSKFSSAEDATRALFGIQSQYQQFGEISLFNRVPNLTKENLQMAYDDKGIIKIWGQRMTVHMYTPDDWFYVHDVYANKNNWLRKHADSLGRDLDEILVQMEELLLREDKVSKESFAALLGNEAKELMTWGGVFIQGSLDGKLFCVPESPKTKFYSHRNQIDSEREDAWITNKRSKTGLETMIDRYFSAFGPATIQDFKHWSGLRNSDYIETLEKLLENYICYIGEDGKNYYSKAKTQENVEMGSPLLLGKFDPLFVSYAKKNWLASEKETSLIWRTAGQIEAVLIINAQFFGTWRYKISGDKIVFQFYLSKKLTKKGQKLVEKEAIKLAEFLLKNYQGSIFEQI is encoded by the coding sequence ATGCGTTCGTTAACTAACGCGGAAATAGCTCACAATAGATTACTTAATTCTGGACTACTACAATCTAAATTTTCCAGCGCAGAGGATGCAACTCGTGCGTTATTTGGTATTCAGTCGCAGTATCAACAATTTGGAGAGATTAGTTTATTTAATCGTGTACCTAATTTAACCAAAGAAAACCTGCAAATGGCTTACGACGATAAAGGGATAATCAAAATCTGGGGGCAAAGAATGACTGTCCATATGTATACGCCGGATGATTGGTTTTATGTTCATGATGTTTATGCGAACAAAAACAATTGGTTAAGAAAGCACGCAGACTCTCTAGGACGTGATTTGGATGAGATTTTAGTACAAATGGAAGAATTACTCCTGCGCGAAGATAAAGTGTCTAAAGAGTCCTTTGCGGCTTTACTAGGTAATGAAGCAAAAGAGCTGATGACATGGGGCGGGGTTTTTATTCAAGGGTCACTCGATGGCAAGTTGTTTTGTGTGCCAGAAAGTCCTAAAACAAAATTTTATAGTCATAGAAACCAAATTGATTCAGAAAGAGAAGATGCTTGGATAACTAACAAGCGCAGCAAGACAGGTCTTGAAACAATGATTGATCGTTATTTTAGTGCATTTGGGCCAGCGACTATACAAGATTTCAAGCATTGGAGTGGTTTGCGAAATAGTGATTATATAGAAACGTTAGAAAAGTTACTTGAAAACTATATATGCTATATCGGTGAAGATGGCAAGAACTATTATAGCAAAGCAAAAACGCAGGAAAATGTGGAGATGGGGTCGCCGCTTCTATTAGGGAAGTTTGATCCGCTTTTCGTAAGTTACGCGAAAAAGAATTGGCTTGCGAGCGAAAAAGAAACGAGTCTAATCTGGCGCACCGCTGGGCAAATTGAAGCTGTCTTAATAATAAATGCTCAGTTTTTTGGAACGTGGAGATATAAAATATCGGGGGATAAAATAGTTTTTCAATTCTATCTTAGTAAAAAACTAACTAAAAAAGGACAAAAATTAGTAGAAAAAGAAGCGATAAAACTAGCTGAATTCCTCCTTAAAAACTACCAAGGCAGCATTTTTGAACAAATTTAA
- a CDS encoding DNA-directed RNA polymerase subunit alpha translates to MIEIEKPKIETIEISDDAKYGKFVVEPLERGYGTTLGNSLRRILLSSLPGAAVTSIQIDGALHEFSVIEGVVEDVTTMILNIKKLALKIYSDEEKTLEIDMQGPGVVTAADINYDSDVEILNPDLHIATLSDNAKFHVRLNATRGRGYTPADQNKRENMPIGVLPVDSIFSPVIRVNYQVENTRVGQSTNYDKLTFDVLTDGSISPEEAVSLGAKILSEHLSIFVNLTDEAQKAEIMIEKEESHKEKVLEMTIEELDLSVRSYNCLKRAGINTVQELADKSEDDMMKVRNLGRKSLEEVKVKLADLGLSLRNEN, encoded by the coding sequence ATGATCGAAATTGAAAAGCCAAAAATCGAGACGATTGAGATCAGCGATGATGCCAAGTATGGAAAGTTTGTTGTAGAGCCACTTGAGCGTGGATATGGTACAACTTTGGGTAACTCCTTACGTCGTATTCTATTATCTTCTCTTCCAGGTGCAGCAGTAACCTCTATCCAAATTGATGGAGCTTTACATGAGTTTTCTGTAATTGAAGGTGTAGTAGAAGATGTAACAACCATGATTTTAAATATTAAAAAACTTGCACTAAAAATCTATTCTGATGAAGAAAAAACATTAGAAATCGATATGCAAGGTCCTGGTGTAGTAACTGCAGCTGACATTAATTATGACAGCGACGTTGAGATTTTAAATCCCGACTTACACATTGCTACATTAAGTGATAATGCTAAATTTCATGTGCGTTTAAATGCGACTCGTGGTCGTGGTTACACACCTGCTGATCAAAATAAACGCGAAAATATGCCAATTGGTGTACTTCCAGTCGATTCAATCTTTTCACCGGTTATCCGTGTGAACTATCAAGTGGAAAATACACGTGTTGGACAATCAACTAATTATGATAAGCTTACGTTTGATGTGTTAACTGACGGAAGTATCAGCCCAGAAGAAGCAGTTTCACTTGGAGCTAAAATTCTTTCTGAGCACTTAAGTATCTTCGTTAATTTAACAGATGAAGCACAAAAAGCTGAAATTATGATTGAAAAAGAAGAAAGCCATAAAGAGAAAGTGCTTGAAATGACTATTGAAGAATTAGACTTGTCTGTTCGTTCATATAATTGTTTGAAACGCGCTGGAATCAATACAGTACAGGAACTTGCTGACAAATCCGAAGACGATATGATGAAAGTCCGTAACTTGGGCCGTAAATCGCTTGAGGAAGTTAAAGTAAAACTGGCTGACCTTGGCTTATCTCTAAGAAACGAAAACTGA
- a CDS encoding DUF4969 domain-containing protein, with protein sequence MKKRGLLLVSILMFFSFLTVACGSSEDNEESGEKSTKEIELTVDDPILPTDENGEATIEGTVDPKSKLTIDGKAVKKDDSGRFTYTYSLTNDNVAEVDVKLLAVRKNYKDEKYTITITNNSKSYNDNMAKQETIQKEEAAKAEKERKEAEEKAKQEEEAAAAKAATTDENTPSDDTVYGTLASKDTLTKEGDAFYKDEELDVLYSTVENDEIFQVLIQLGDESTIRKDLDKNHLTELARGYMESDATLIQTVSDESFVYESPSINKTYTVDYMLNDEGYVIAVYVTQAM encoded by the coding sequence ATGAAAAAAAGAGGTTTATTGTTGGTAAGTATTTTAATGTTTTTCAGTTTTTTGACAGTAGCATGTGGGAGTTCTGAAGACAATGAAGAAAGTGGGGAGAAAAGTACGAAAGAAATTGAACTTACCGTTGACGACCCTATTTTACCAACCGATGAAAATGGTGAAGCAACTATAGAGGGAACTGTAGATCCTAAATCCAAATTAACCATTGATGGTAAAGCCGTAAAAAAAGATGACAGCGGGAGATTTACTTATACTTACAGTTTAACTAACGATAATGTTGCAGAAGTTGATGTCAAACTTCTAGCGGTCAGAAAAAATTATAAAGATGAAAAGTACACTATAACTATTACTAACAATTCAAAATCATATAACGACAACATGGCAAAACAAGAGACAATACAAAAAGAAGAAGCCGCGAAAGCTGAAAAGGAACGTAAAGAAGCGGAGGAAAAAGCAAAACAAGAAGAAGAAGCAGCCGCTGCAAAAGCTGCAACGACTGATGAAAACACGCCTTCCGATGATACTGTATATGGCACTTTAGCCAGCAAAGATACTTTAACAAAAGAGGGAGATGCATTTTATAAAGATGAAGAACTTGATGTACTCTATTCTACAGTAGAAAACGATGAAATTTTTCAAGTGCTTATACAATTAGGCGATGAAAGTACAATTCGAAAAGATTTAGATAAAAATCATTTAACAGAATTAGCAAGAGGTTATATGGAATCCGATGCCACTCTTATACAAACTGTTTCTGATGAATCCTTTGTTTATGAATCTCCATCTATAAATAAAACATATACAGTAGATTATATGTTAAACGATGAAGGTTATGTTATTGCGGTTTATGTTACACAAGCAATGTGA
- a CDS encoding energy-coupling factor ABC transporter ATP-binding protein, translating into MAESFVRLEHVFYKYEDTEKYAVKDVSISAQKGEWVALVGHNGSGKSTIAKLLNGLLFPEDGLIKIGHFVLSEKNIWDIRRQVGMVFQNPDNQFVGATVQDDVAFGLENHGVPHDTMVERVESALNEVGMQSYALHEPARLSGGQKQRVAIAGVLALQPDVIILDEATSMLDPRGRAEVMETIRIMREQEDITVISITHDLDEVLFADRVIVMNNGEVHSEGTPQEIFEQADAMREIGLGVPFIIELQEKLVAGGFETGSTVLSEGALLDQLWKLNSNN; encoded by the coding sequence GTGGCAGAAAGTTTTGTGAGATTAGAGCACGTTTTTTATAAATATGAGGATACGGAAAAATATGCAGTGAAAGATGTATCTATTTCTGCTCAAAAAGGGGAATGGGTTGCACTTGTTGGTCATAATGGTTCAGGTAAATCTACCATTGCGAAATTACTCAACGGATTGCTTTTTCCAGAAGATGGTTTAATCAAAATCGGACACTTTGTTTTGTCTGAAAAAAATATATGGGACATTAGACGACAAGTAGGAATGGTTTTTCAAAATCCAGATAACCAATTTGTTGGAGCTACAGTGCAAGACGATGTCGCGTTTGGACTTGAGAATCACGGGGTTCCGCACGATACAATGGTGGAACGCGTCGAGTCAGCTTTGAATGAGGTTGGGATGCAAAGTTATGCACTACATGAACCAGCTAGACTTTCTGGTGGGCAAAAACAACGGGTAGCAATTGCTGGGGTTTTGGCGCTGCAACCAGATGTCATTATTTTGGACGAAGCGACTTCTATGCTTGATCCAAGAGGGCGCGCCGAAGTAATGGAAACTATTCGGATTATGCGTGAACAAGAAGACATTACCGTTATTTCGATTACACATGATTTGGATGAAGTTCTTTTTGCGGATCGAGTAATTGTTATGAATAACGGAGAAGTCCACAGTGAAGGCACACCGCAAGAAATTTTCGAGCAAGCAGATGCAATGCGCGAAATTGGCTTAGGTGTTCCATTTATTATTGAATTACAAGAAAAATTAGTTGCAGGTGGCTTTGAAACTGGAAGCACCGTGCTATCGGAAGGAGCATTACTAGATCAATTATGGAAATTAAACTCGAACAACTAG
- the rplQ gene encoding 50S ribosomal protein L17, which produces MGYRKLGRTSSQRKALLRDLATDLIVFERIETTEARAKEIRKVVEKLITSGKKGDLHARRQAAAFIRHEVVEVVQVDAKGKDGSTVKKNRPVYALQKLFDDVAPRYAERQGGYTRILKKGPRRGDGAPMVIIELV; this is translated from the coding sequence ATGGGTTACAGAAAATTAGGTCGTACAAGCTCACAACGTAAAGCGTTACTACGTGATCTTGCAACGGATTTAATCGTATTTGAACGTATTGAAACAACAGAAGCTCGCGCTAAAGAGATTCGTAAAGTTGTTGAAAAACTAATCACTTCTGGGAAAAAAGGAGACTTGCACGCTCGTCGTCAAGCAGCTGCTTTCATCCGTCATGAAGTTGTAGAAGTAGTACAAGTAGATGCTAAAGGTAAAGATGGTTCAACTGTGAAGAAAAACCGTCCTGTATACGCTCTACAAAAACTATTTGATGATGTTGCTCCACGTTACGCGGAACGTCAAGGTGGTTACACTCGTATCTTGAAAAAAGGTCCACGTCGCGGTGACGGCGCACCAATGGTTATTATTGAATTAGTTTAA
- a CDS encoding MgtC/SapB family protein, which produces MLVDFILRLVVAGLLGAIIGLDREIRAKEAGFRTHFLVSLGSALIMIVSQYGFSEIATMQNVSFDPSRVAAQVVSGIGFIGAGTIIIQKKFVRGLTTAAGLWATAGIGLAIGAGMYWVGIAATLLTLIGLEFLSIVFKSFAFHTTAIIYSTDKQENLVKVTDKIQQNKQQIVSYSSEKELIGESLFIRVNIVVKTKNKNDEYELFHFIQTLPNVTVEKME; this is translated from the coding sequence ATGTTAGTAGATTTTATTTTACGGCTTGTTGTTGCGGGTCTCCTTGGAGCAATTATTGGACTTGACCGAGAAATCAGAGCGAAAGAAGCTGGATTCCGGACACATTTTCTTGTTTCGCTCGGTAGCGCATTAATTATGATTGTTTCTCAATATGGTTTTTCCGAAATTGCCACCATGCAAAATGTATCGTTTGACCCAAGTCGTGTCGCTGCTCAAGTGGTAAGCGGGATTGGCTTTATTGGCGCGGGTACGATTATTATTCAAAAGAAATTTGTTCGCGGTCTAACAACAGCAGCCGGACTTTGGGCCACAGCTGGCATTGGCCTTGCTATTGGTGCAGGTATGTACTGGGTTGGAATTGCCGCTACTTTACTTACCTTAATCGGATTAGAATTCTTGAGTATCGTTTTCAAATCATTTGCCTTTCATACAACTGCAATTATCTATTCAACCGACAAACAAGAAAATCTAGTGAAGGTCACGGACAAGATCCAACAAAACAAACAACAAATCGTTTCGTACTCAAGTGAAAAAGAACTTATCGGAGAAAGTCTTTTTATTCGCGTGAATATTGTTGTAAAAACAAAGAATAAGAACGATGAATACGAACTATTTCACTTTATACAAACTCTTCCCAATGTAACCGTTGAAAAAATGGAATAA
- a CDS encoding MerR family transcriptional regulator — translation MNIKQAADMFGLTVDTLRYYERVGVIPPVHRNESGYRDYKTSDLNWVYLVKNLRNAGLSVESLIEFATLAQLRETQNVEAAQKQVLVDQLKELDEKLAEMKKVRELLVYKIDSYDSHIAQFKAGELNADNVEKLWERDKF, via the coding sequence ATGAATATCAAACAAGCGGCTGATATGTTTGGTTTAACAGTAGATACGTTGCGTTATTATGAGCGGGTCGGTGTTATTCCGCCAGTCCATCGTAACGAAAGTGGTTACCGGGACTATAAAACGAGTGACTTGAACTGGGTTTATCTCGTGAAGAATTTACGGAATGCGGGATTATCGGTAGAATCGTTAATTGAGTTTGCGACACTTGCGCAGCTCAGAGAGACGCAAAATGTCGAAGCGGCGCAAAAACAAGTACTGGTTGACCAACTAAAAGAATTAGACGAAAAATTAGCCGAGATGAAGAAGGTCAGAGAACTACTCGTGTACAAAATCGATTCGTACGATAGTCACATTGCGCAGTTTAAAGCTGGCGAATTAAATGCAGATAATGTAGAAAAATTATGGGAACGGGACAAATTTTAA
- the rpsI gene encoding 30S ribosomal protein S9 has translation MAQVQYYGTGRRKSSVARVRLVPGDGKIVINNRDWEDYIPFAALREVIKQPLVATETLGNYDVLVNVHGGGYTGQAGAIRHGVARALLQVAPEYRPALKSAGLLTRDPRMKERKKYGLKGARRAPQFSKR, from the coding sequence GTGGCTCAAGTACAATATTACGGAACTGGTCGTCGTAAAAGCTCTGTAGCTCGCGTACGTTTAGTACCAGGCGACGGCAAAATCGTTATTAACAATAGAGACTGGGAAGATTACATCCCATTTGCAGCTCTTCGTGAAGTTATCAAACAACCTTTAGTAGCTACAGAAACTTTAGGTAACTATGATGTACTAGTAAACGTTCACGGTGGTGGTTACACTGGTCAAGCCGGTGCTATCCGTCATGGTGTAGCTCGTGCACTATTACAAGTGGCTCCTGAGTACCGCCCAGCACTTAAATCTGCTGGCCTACTTACTCGTGACCCACGTATGAAAGAACGTAAAAAATACGGACTTAAAGGCGCGCGTCGTGCACCTCAGTTCTCAAAACGTTAA
- a CDS encoding energy-coupling factor ABC transporter ATP-binding protein produces MEIKLEQLGYCYQKNSPFEKRALLDVNVSFDSGSYSAIIGHTGSGKSTLLQHLNALLMPTEGKITVGDREIVAGVKQKKLRDLRKKVGIVFQFPEAQLFEETVEKDICFGPMNFGVSEEDAKLRAKKVIYEVGLTEEILSRSPFELSGGQMRRVAIAGVLAMDPEVLVLDEPTAGLDPHGREEIMEMFYNLHKEKGLTTVLVTHSMEDAARYAEKIVLMKAGTVLQIGTPREVFAKPDELVDLGLSVPDVVRFQGLFERKFDVKLTKTCLTIDELTTEMAPYLAKGGA; encoded by the coding sequence ATGGAAATTAAACTCGAACAACTAGGTTATTGTTATCAAAAAAATAGCCCTTTTGAAAAGCGAGCATTACTTGATGTGAATGTTTCTTTTGATTCTGGTAGCTATTCTGCAATTATTGGTCATACTGGCTCAGGGAAATCAACTTTGCTGCAACACTTAAACGCTCTTTTAATGCCAACAGAAGGTAAAATCACAGTTGGTGATCGAGAAATCGTTGCTGGCGTAAAGCAAAAGAAACTACGTGATTTACGTAAGAAAGTCGGGATTGTGTTCCAATTTCCAGAAGCACAACTTTTTGAAGAAACGGTCGAAAAGGATATTTGTTTTGGACCGATGAACTTTGGAGTTTCCGAGGAAGATGCAAAACTACGCGCTAAAAAAGTGATTTATGAAGTGGGACTGACCGAGGAAATTTTGTCACGTTCGCCGTTTGAACTTTCTGGTGGGCAAATGCGCCGGGTTGCGATTGCTGGTGTTTTAGCGATGGACCCAGAAGTGCTTGTGTTAGATGAGCCAACAGCGGGACTAGATCCTCATGGCCGCGAGGAAATCATGGAAATGTTCTACAATCTTCATAAAGAAAAAGGGCTTACGACAGTACTTGTAACACACAGTATGGAAGATGCTGCTCGTTATGCGGAAAAGATTGTCTTGATGAAAGCTGGGACGGTTCTTCAAATCGGTACGCCACGTGAAGTTTTCGCGAAGCCAGACGAACTGGTTGATCTTGGGTTATCTGTACCGGATGTGGTGAGATTCCAAGGACTTTTTGAGCGCAAATTTGATGTGAAATTAACAAAAACTTGTTTAACCATTGATGAATTAACAACCGAAATGGCGCCTTATTTAGCGAAGGGCGGGGCATAA
- the rplM gene encoding 50S ribosomal protein L13 — protein sequence MRTTYMAKPGEVERKWYVIDATGVSLGRLSSEVASILRGKNKPQFTPHIDTGDFVIIINAGKIGLTGKKATDKIYYRHSQYPGGLKSRTAGEMRTNNPEKLLELSIKGMLPKNSLGRQLFKKLHVYGGAEHEHAAQQPEVYELRG from the coding sequence ATGCGTACAACTTATATGGCGAAACCCGGCGAAGTAGAACGTAAATGGTACGTTATCGACGCTACTGGTGTTTCTTTAGGACGTTTATCCAGTGAAGTTGCTTCAATTCTTCGCGGAAAAAACAAACCACAATTTACTCCACATATCGACACTGGAGACTTTGTAATCATCATCAACGCTGGTAAGATTGGTCTTACTGGTAAAAAAGCTACTGACAAAATTTACTACCGTCACTCTCAATATCCAGGCGGTTTGAAATCTCGTACTGCAGGCGAAATGCGTACAAACAATCCTGAGAAATTATTAGAACTATCTATCAAAGGTATGCTTCCAAAAAATTCTCTTGGACGTCAATTATTCAAAAAATTACACGTATATGGTGGAGCTGAGCACGAACACGCAGCTCAACAACCAGAAGTATACGAATTACGCGGTTAA
- the truA gene encoding tRNA pseudouridine(38-40) synthase TruA produces the protein MTRYKAIISYDGSGFYGYQVQPNTRTVQAEIEKALTKMHKGKTVRIKASGRTDTGVHAKGQVIHFDSELDITAEKFQKALQVMTPFDISFLTVEEVPDDFHARFGTVGKEYRYVVKRTKIFDPFSRNFALHYPYELDISKMKLASKRLIGEHDFTSFCSARTERDSKVRTLYSIDFYEEDDETLVIAFQGNGFLYNMVRILTGTLLDAGQDRISPDDISEALLARDRQKLISKTAPPQGLYLWRVDYE, from the coding sequence ATGACGAGATATAAAGCGATAATTTCTTATGATGGTAGCGGGTTTTATGGCTATCAGGTGCAGCCGAATACACGGACGGTCCAAGCGGAAATTGAAAAAGCACTGACAAAAATGCATAAAGGCAAAACTGTGAGGATTAAAGCATCAGGAAGAACAGATACTGGTGTTCATGCGAAAGGTCAGGTTATTCATTTCGATTCGGAACTTGATATCACTGCCGAAAAATTTCAAAAAGCTTTGCAAGTCATGACTCCGTTCGATATTAGCTTTTTAACAGTGGAAGAAGTACCAGACGATTTCCACGCTAGATTTGGCACAGTTGGAAAAGAATATCGTTATGTGGTAAAGCGGACGAAAATTTTTGATCCTTTTAGTCGGAATTTTGCGCTACATTATCCATATGAACTGGACATTTCAAAAATGAAATTGGCAAGTAAACGCCTGATTGGCGAGCATGATTTTACAAGTTTCTGTTCGGCGAGAACGGAGCGTGATTCTAAAGTCCGAACGCTTTATAGTATTGATTTTTATGAAGAGGACGACGAGACGTTAGTGATTGCTTTTCAAGGGAATGGCTTTTTGTATAATATGGTGCGAATTTTGACGGGAACTTTGCTCGATGCAGGGCAAGATCGAATCTCTCCGGATGATATTAGTGAGGCTTTATTAGCACGTGACCGGCAAAAATTAATTAGTAAAACTGCGCCGCCACAAGGGTTATATTTATGGCGAGTGGACTATGAATAA
- a CDS encoding aldo/keto reductase — protein MKTVKLNNGVEVPILGFGTYQITDAAEAEQAVKDAIKTGYRHIDTAQSYMNEEAVGRGIVASGVDRKELFITTKIWVENVSYKGVMSSFDRSLKRLGLDYIDLLLIHQPFNDVYGAWIAMEELQASGKIRAIGVSNFSPDRVIDLAAFNEVTPQVNQIEVNPFQQQAANLAVLRKEGVAIEAWAPFAEGKNDIFNNPVLTKIGAKYGKSAAQVILRWLVEQDIIVLAKSVKPERMAQNLAIFDFELTEADKGEIASLDQGESQFFSHADPEMVKWMASRKLNV, from the coding sequence ATGAAAACAGTGAAATTAAACAATGGTGTAGAAGTACCTATTTTAGGATTTGGGACATATCAAATTACAGATGCTGCTGAAGCGGAACAAGCAGTAAAAGATGCGATTAAAACGGGCTATCGTCACATTGATACGGCGCAAAGTTATATGAATGAAGAAGCTGTAGGTCGCGGAATTGTGGCATCCGGCGTCGATCGCAAAGAACTATTCATTACGACAAAAATATGGGTGGAAAATGTAAGTTATAAAGGTGTTATGAGCTCATTTGACCGGTCGTTAAAACGTTTAGGGTTGGATTACATTGATTTGCTGCTAATTCATCAACCTTTCAACGATGTATACGGGGCATGGATAGCGATGGAGGAATTACAAGCATCAGGAAAAATTAGAGCAATTGGCGTATCGAATTTTAGCCCGGATCGCGTAATTGACCTAGCTGCGTTCAATGAAGTAACTCCGCAAGTCAACCAAATTGAAGTTAATCCTTTCCAACAACAGGCAGCGAATCTAGCTGTTTTAAGAAAAGAAGGGGTTGCAATAGAAGCATGGGCACCGTTTGCGGAAGGGAAAAATGATATTTTTAATAACCCAGTTTTAACGAAAATTGGTGCGAAATATGGAAAATCGGCCGCTCAAGTAATTTTGCGTTGGCTAGTAGAGCAAGATATTATCGTCTTAGCTAAATCTGTAAAACCAGAAAGAATGGCGCAAAATCTGGCTATATTTGATTTTGAATTGACGGAGGCAGATAAGGGAGAAATTGCCAGCCTAGATCAAGGGGAAAGCCAGTTCTTCTCACATGCGGATCCAGAAATGGTGAAATGGATGGCTAGTCGCAAACTGAATGTATAA
- a CDS encoding acetamidase/formamidase family protein: protein MKNFVTSERAVFKMDKSAEPAITVKDGSVVKIKTKDYFNGQIQNKQLQYGDLDWKQFSPTTGPIYIEEARSGDLLAVTIEKIELLGTEVFLLNGPNVGITDDLLTSNFTRCYKVRENRIMYSDEIHIPITKTIGLLRTEGLLTSKSPANNDGLLDSSEITEGATIFLPVEKQGASLYIGNVRATAGFGKTTTTSAEAPAEITLRLQILKNRTAPTPTIIHDNHLICLASDLTIEKAAKKAMQNMITLLTESDKMTTEDAMFLLSLQAEFQVCNMGKSNITTSIKLPLDYFPEMPFL from the coding sequence ATGAAAAACTTTGTAACTTCAGAACGCGCGGTTTTTAAGATGGATAAATCGGCGGAACCTGCAATTACAGTGAAAGATGGCTCTGTAGTAAAGATAAAAACAAAAGACTACTTCAATGGCCAAATTCAAAACAAACAGCTTCAATACGGGGACCTAGATTGGAAACAATTTTCACCAACTACTGGACCAATCTATATCGAAGAAGCTAGAAGTGGAGATTTATTAGCGGTAACGATTGAAAAAATTGAACTCCTAGGGACGGAGGTATTTTTACTAAACGGACCAAATGTTGGTATAACAGATGATTTATTAACAAGCAACTTTACTCGTTGCTACAAAGTCAGAGAGAATCGAATTATGTATTCAGATGAAATTCATATTCCGATAACTAAAACTATCGGATTGCTACGAACAGAAGGCTTACTTACCTCCAAATCACCAGCTAACAACGACGGCCTACTCGACTCATCCGAGATTACAGAAGGTGCAACGATCTTTTTACCAGTTGAAAAACAGGGTGCATCGCTTTATATCGGCAATGTTCGAGCTACAGCTGGCTTCGGGAAAACTACTACCACGAGTGCAGAGGCGCCAGCAGAAATCACTTTACGACTTCAAATCCTTAAAAATCGAACAGCTCCCACACCCACAATTATTCATGACAACCATTTAATTTGCTTAGCATCAGATCTCACTATTGAGAAAGCGGCAAAAAAAGCGATGCAAAATATGATAACTTTACTTACTGAATCAGACAAAATGACAACTGAAGATGCGATGTTCCTTCTATCACTGCAGGCTGAGTTTCAAGTATGCAACATGGGTAAATCAAATATCACTACCAGTATCAAATTACCTTTGGATTATTTTCCAGAAATGCCATTTTTATAA